The following are encoded in a window of Kitasatospora sp. NBC_01250 genomic DNA:
- a CDS encoding cold-shock protein encodes MVAGRVVRFDSARGYGFIAPEGGGEDVFLHVNDMLIPESYVRSGLAVEFEIEDGDRGLKASGVRLPLGPDGNPVAPPAPLPGTRSHALAPNSLAPKPDGDDSLCDVLSTEEFLHEVTEALLTAAPSLTGEQILQIRRGLLQFGKNHGWAEG; translated from the coding sequence GTGGTTGCTGGTCGTGTGGTGCGTTTCGACAGTGCGCGGGGCTATGGATTCATCGCTCCGGAAGGTGGCGGGGAGGATGTCTTCCTGCACGTGAACGACATGCTGATTCCCGAGTCCTATGTGCGCTCGGGCCTGGCGGTGGAGTTCGAGATCGAGGACGGCGACCGCGGCCTGAAGGCCTCCGGGGTCCGCCTTCCGCTCGGCCCCGACGGGAATCCGGTGGCGCCTCCCGCGCCCCTGCCGGGCACCCGCTCGCACGCCCTCGCCCCGAACTCCCTCGCCCCGAAGCCGGACGGCGACGACTCCCTGTGCGACGTGCTCAGCACGGAGGAATTCCTGCACGAGGTGACCGAGGCCCTGCTGACCGCGGCGCCCTCGCTGACCGGGGAGCAGATCCTGCAGATCCGCCGCGGGCTGCTGCAGTTCGGCAAGAACCACGGCTGGGCCGAGGGCTGA
- a CDS encoding SDR family NAD(P)-dependent oxidoreductase, with the protein MTTAEEQRHDRRGPIDDPMPTGTTTQVAESTDGTASDEAVEFGPGIDPERLSFCLEVLAELDELPVDHPDAIAVRRAVAGIFRTVKQRRRQATRAAKTANDKAVTSLTATGAPGRIDDETAGVFGLSTPTTTEIAGILQRPRSCYICKQRYVEVDAFYHQLCPDCARSSRAKRDDTTDLTGRRALLTGGRAKIGMYIALRLLRDGAHTTITTRFPKDAIRRFKEMPDSADWLHRLKIVGIDLRDPAQVVALADAVAAEGPLDILINNAAQTVRRSPAAYAELVAAESAPLPAGQLPASEVIGTFGSGSVDRPALPGQATGAREALSAEQVTSLALVSGSASPARIEAGTAIDAGGLVPDLADSNSWVQTVSEVDPIELLEVQLCNSTAPFILVSRLRKAMAASPARRKYVVNVSAMEGQFSRGYKGAGHPHTNMAKAALNMLTRTSAKEMLESDGILMTAVDTGWITDERPHPDKMRLADEGFHAPLDLVDGAARVYDPIVRGERGEDLYGCFLKDFEPSAW; encoded by the coding sequence ATGACGACGGCAGAGGAGCAGCGGCACGACCGGCGGGGGCCGATCGACGACCCGATGCCGACCGGCACGACCACGCAGGTCGCGGAGAGCACGGACGGCACCGCCTCGGACGAGGCGGTCGAGTTCGGCCCGGGCATCGACCCCGAGCGGCTGAGCTTCTGCCTGGAGGTGCTGGCCGAGCTGGACGAGCTCCCGGTCGACCACCCGGACGCGATCGCCGTCCGGCGGGCCGTGGCCGGCATCTTCCGCACCGTGAAGCAGCGCCGCCGCCAGGCCACCCGCGCCGCCAAGACCGCGAACGACAAGGCCGTGACCTCGCTCACCGCCACCGGCGCGCCGGGGCGGATCGACGACGAGACCGCCGGTGTCTTCGGCCTCTCCACCCCGACCACCACCGAGATCGCCGGGATCCTGCAGCGCCCGCGCTCCTGCTACATCTGCAAGCAGCGCTACGTCGAGGTGGACGCCTTCTACCACCAGCTCTGCCCGGACTGCGCCCGCTCCAGCCGCGCCAAGCGCGACGACACGACGGACCTGACGGGCCGGCGCGCGCTGCTCACCGGCGGCCGGGCCAAGATCGGCATGTACATCGCGCTGCGCCTGCTGCGTGACGGTGCCCACACCACGATCACCACCCGGTTCCCCAAGGACGCGATCCGCCGCTTCAAGGAGATGCCGGACAGCGCGGACTGGCTGCACCGGCTGAAGATCGTCGGCATCGACCTGCGCGACCCCGCCCAGGTGGTCGCGCTGGCCGACGCGGTGGCCGCCGAGGGGCCGCTCGACATCCTGATCAACAACGCGGCGCAGACCGTGCGCCGCTCCCCCGCCGCCTACGCGGAGCTGGTGGCCGCCGAGTCCGCGCCGCTGCCCGCCGGCCAGCTGCCGGCCAGCGAGGTGATCGGCACCTTCGGCAGCGGCAGCGTCGACCGGCCCGCCCTGCCGGGGCAGGCCACCGGGGCGCGCGAGGCGCTCAGCGCCGAGCAGGTCACCTCGCTGGCGCTGGTCAGCGGGTCGGCCTCGCCGGCCCGGATCGAGGCGGGCACCGCGATCGACGCCGGCGGCCTGGTCCCGGACCTGGCCGACTCCAACAGCTGGGTGCAGACCGTCAGCGAGGTCGACCCGATCGAGCTGCTCGAAGTCCAGCTGTGCAACTCCACGGCGCCGTTCATCCTGGTCAGCCGCCTGCGCAAGGCGATGGCGGCCTCCCCGGCGCGGCGCAAGTACGTGGTGAACGTCTCCGCGATGGAGGGCCAGTTCAGCCGCGGCTACAAGGGCGCCGGCCACCCGCACACCAACATGGCCAAGGCCGCGCTGAACATGCTGACCCGCACCAGCGCCAAGGAGATGCTGGAGAGCGACGGCATCCTGATGACCGCCGTGGACACCGGCTGGATCACCGACGAGCGGCCGCACCCCGACAAGATGCGGCTGGCCGACGAGGGCTTCCACGCGCCGCTGGACCTGGTGGACGGCGCCGCCCGGGTCTACGACCCGATCGTGCGCGGCGAGCGCGGCGAGGACCTGTACGGATGCTTCCTCAAGGACTTCGAGCCCTCGGCCTGGTGA
- a CDS encoding DUF2079 domain-containing protein, which yields MGAESVGAGRLRTSGWMWALAGALFVVYAALSLRIHQRILSNSYDLGIFEQVVRSYAHGQLPVSELKAPDFPVLGDHFSPVLALLAPCYRLWPTARTLLVAQAALIAVSVLPLTAWARRALGSQAAVAVGLCYGLSWGIASAVGFDFHEVAFAVPLLACSLAALGEGRARAAAGWALPLLVVKEDLGLTVLAIGLVIAGRGERRLGLATAAAGLAGSLLAILVALPAFNPGGSFAYWSFLETPGGGGGGAAQLLYRSTIGLVTPEAKATTLLLVLAPTLFLALRSPLLWIALPTLLWRFASNDSVHWGTGYHYSLVLMPIVFAAFVDALATREPTARSLRRHLLGSAAVTLLLLPQYPLWQLVQSATWRTDPRVAEAHRLMDRIPDNATVQASTLLVPQLTNRTSVSLYGWAQSRPDPAWIMVDTWTPYYKRWPLTVDQERAALAWNVEHGYRAVATQDGFVLLNRTAKSGT from the coding sequence GTGGGCGCGGAATCCGTCGGTGCCGGGCGCCTGCGGACCAGCGGGTGGATGTGGGCCCTGGCGGGGGCGCTCTTCGTCGTCTACGCGGCCCTCTCGCTACGGATCCACCAGCGGATCCTCTCCAACAGTTACGACCTGGGCATCTTCGAACAGGTCGTCCGTTCCTACGCGCACGGGCAGCTGCCGGTCTCCGAACTGAAGGCACCGGACTTCCCCGTGCTGGGGGACCACTTCTCCCCCGTGCTCGCGCTGCTGGCGCCGTGCTACCGGCTGTGGCCGACGGCGCGGACGCTGCTGGTGGCGCAGGCGGCACTGATCGCCGTCAGCGTGCTGCCGCTGACCGCCTGGGCCCGGCGGGCGCTGGGGAGCCAGGCGGCGGTGGCCGTCGGACTCTGTTACGGCCTGTCCTGGGGCATCGCGAGCGCGGTCGGCTTCGACTTCCACGAAGTGGCCTTCGCCGTCCCGCTGCTGGCCTGCTCGCTCGCCGCCCTCGGCGAGGGGCGGGCGCGGGCCGCGGCCGGCTGGGCGCTGCCGCTGCTGGTGGTGAAGGAGGACCTGGGGCTGACCGTGCTCGCGATCGGCCTGGTCATCGCCGGGCGCGGCGAGCGCAGGCTCGGGCTCGCCACCGCCGCGGCCGGGCTGGCCGGGTCGCTGCTGGCGATCCTGGTGGCGCTGCCGGCCTTCAACCCGGGCGGCTCCTTCGCCTACTGGTCCTTCCTGGAGACGCCGGGCGGTGGTGGCGGCGGAGCGGCCCAGCTGCTCTACCGGAGCACGATCGGCCTGGTCACCCCCGAGGCGAAGGCAACGACCCTGCTGCTCGTGCTGGCCCCGACGCTCTTCCTGGCCCTGCGCTCCCCCCTGCTGTGGATCGCGCTGCCGACGCTGCTGTGGCGCTTCGCCTCCAACGACTCGGTGCACTGGGGCACCGGCTACCACTACTCGCTGGTGCTGATGCCGATCGTCTTCGCCGCCTTCGTCGACGCGCTGGCCACCCGCGAACCGACCGCGCGCAGCCTGCGCCGCCACCTCCTGGGCAGCGCCGCCGTCACCCTGCTGCTCCTGCCGCAGTACCCGCTGTGGCAGCTGGTCCAGTCGGCCACCTGGCGGACGGATCCGCGGGTCGCCGAGGCGCACCGGCTGATGGACCGGATCCCCGACAACGCCACCGTGCAGGCCTCCACCCTGCTGGTCCCCCAGCTCACCAACCGCACCAGCGTCAGCCTCTACGGCTGGGCGCAGAGCCGCCCCGATCCGGCCTGGATCATGGTGGACACCTGGACGCCGTACTACAAGCGCTGGCCGCTGACGGTCGACCAGGAGCGGGCGGCGCTGGCCTGGAACGTCGAGCACGGCTATCGCGCCGTCGCCACCCAGGACGGCTTCGTCCTGCTCAACAGGACGGCGAAGAGCGGCACATGA
- a CDS encoding nucleotide triphosphate diphosphatase NUDT15, with protein sequence MSTEPGGPRAARGPLIGAGVIVPTPDGRSVLVGRRTVAGEPPTWSLPGGKVDHPGESFEQAAARELAEETGIRLPTERMRVLGVVLDHLEGRPRLTAAVLAPPSDAVAEVTEPHACGGWERVALTALPEPMFGPSAWVLARWLADPAPLPPGVFTYPTAQGS encoded by the coding sequence GTGAGTACGGAGCCGGGCGGACCCCGGGCGGCGCGCGGTCCGCTGATCGGCGCGGGCGTGATCGTGCCGACGCCGGACGGGCGCAGCGTCCTGGTCGGGCGCCGGACGGTGGCCGGCGAGCCGCCGACCTGGAGCCTGCCCGGCGGCAAGGTCGACCACCCCGGGGAGTCGTTCGAGCAGGCGGCGGCCCGCGAGCTGGCCGAGGAGACCGGGATCCGGCTGCCCACCGAGCGGATGCGGGTGCTCGGGGTGGTCCTCGACCACCTGGAGGGGCGCCCGCGGCTGACCGCCGCGGTGCTCGCGCCGCCGAGCGACGCGGTGGCCGAGGTCACCGAGCCGCACGCGTGCGGCGGTTGGGAGCGGGTCGCCCTGACGGCACTGCCCGAGCCGATGTTCGGGCCCTCCGCCTGGGTGCTGGCACGCTGGCTGGCGGACCCGGCACCGCTGCCACCGGGCGTCTTCACCTACCCTACCGCGCAAGGTAGTTGA
- a CDS encoding glycosyltransferase yields the protein MIVKDEAKVIERCLASVRGLVDTWVISDTGSTDGTQELIRRALAGVPGELHQDPWVDFGHNRTRNIRRARGRADYLLLIDADMVVRQEGALPPLTADSYLLRHAADLEYRIKRLVRGTVDWRYEGATHEYLTTDQPERAADLDALVIEHFADGGSRSDKFERDARLLRADLERDPGNARAVFYLAQTMRDLGSTEEAVELYRRRAQMGGWAEEVYYALLQVGVLTAELGDWPTAMDALLQAWESRPQRLEACYELSSRLRKLGRYRAAHAFAGAGLGERMPRDWLFTQPWVYRWGLLFEYSITSYWVGDPQGSLAACDRLLALTDLPPVYREQTLANREFAARLASAS from the coding sequence ATGATCGTCAAGGACGAGGCGAAGGTCATCGAGCGCTGCCTGGCCTCGGTCCGTGGCCTGGTGGACACCTGGGTCATTTCAGACACCGGATCGACCGACGGCACACAGGAGTTGATCCGTCGAGCGCTCGCCGGTGTGCCCGGCGAGCTGCATCAGGATCCCTGGGTGGACTTCGGGCACAACCGCACCCGCAACATCCGGCGGGCCCGCGGCAGGGCCGACTACCTGCTGCTCATCGACGCCGACATGGTGGTGCGGCAGGAGGGCGCGCTGCCGCCCCTGACCGCCGACTCCTACCTGCTGCGGCACGCCGCCGACCTGGAGTACCGGATCAAGCGGCTGGTCAGGGGAACCGTGGACTGGCGCTACGAGGGCGCCACGCACGAGTATCTGACGACCGATCAGCCGGAGCGCGCGGCCGACCTCGACGCGCTGGTCATCGAGCACTTCGCCGACGGCGGCTCGCGGTCCGACAAGTTCGAGCGGGACGCCCGGCTGCTGCGGGCCGATCTCGAACGCGATCCTGGCAATGCGCGAGCCGTCTTCTACCTGGCGCAGACCATGCGTGACCTCGGCAGCACCGAGGAGGCCGTCGAGCTCTACCGGCGCCGGGCGCAGATGGGGGGCTGGGCGGAGGAGGTCTACTACGCGCTGCTCCAGGTCGGCGTGCTGACCGCCGAACTCGGCGACTGGCCGACCGCGATGGACGCGCTGCTCCAGGCCTGGGAGAGCCGACCGCAGCGGCTCGAAGCCTGCTACGAACTCTCCTCCCGGCTACGGAAGTTGGGCCGCTATCGGGCCGCGCATGCGTTCGCCGGGGCCGGCCTCGGCGAACGCATGCCGCGCGACTGGCTGTTCACCCAGCCCTGGGTGTACCGCTGGGGGCTGCTCTTCGAGTACTCCATCACCAGCTACTGGGTCGGCGACCCGCAGGGCTCGCTGGCGGCCTGCGACCGCCTGCTCGCCCTCACCGACCTGCCCCCCGTCTACCGTGAACAGACGCTGGCCAACCGCGAGTTCGCCGCCCGACTGGCCTCGGCGAGCTGA
- a CDS encoding ArnT family glycosyltransferase — protein sequence MATSTLPELREPVPVRRRVWQSPVGQPAWARPALLAIAALAGLLYLWGADQDGYHSFYANAVRSMTVSWKAFLFGSYDPANTITLDKLPGFLWPQALLARLLGFHGWALALPQAVEGVLSVLVLFRTVRLWAGAGAALLAAALFTLTPELVGLFRTPVEEPVFTLLLLLAAESAQRAVRTAGLRALLLAGVWVGLAFQAKMLEAWAVLPVFAGVYLLAAPTRLRRRLAQLALAGLVTVAVSAAWMALVTLTPVADRPYVDGTTDNSAYSMVVGYNFLNRFSAVGLTAERTGSVTVDRSRTTAMPAQDGGPQLNPTDGRTGTAGPPPGDQGDGGWAKLLRSRFASQVGWLYPLAAISLLHALLRRRRAPRTDPLRAGYLLWGGWATVFFLSLSAGSIGMHTYYLGSLAVALAALGGAGTVLLWRDFGEGGPRALALPAAVAASVLWSGWLSWRLPTFLPWLAPTAVTTAALALALLGTAKSRWFAGLGAGRARIATAGIVAGLVAALLAPTAWAASVLDPKYGSDLRGAVGPMAAHRAAAQPVSTRLTPQEQELFAYVQAHNGGARYLLAAYPWQASSPYILATAARVLPMGGFTGQVPSPTAEQLRELVADGRLRHVLIGREPSGGVMRGTTDWVRAHCTQVPPGDYGQPTATAQVLYRCGQQAI from the coding sequence ATGGCTACCAGTACACTTCCCGAACTCCGCGAACCGGTGCCGGTCCGGCGGCGGGTGTGGCAGTCGCCCGTGGGGCAACCCGCCTGGGCCAGGCCCGCGTTGCTCGCCATCGCGGCGCTCGCCGGACTGCTCTACCTGTGGGGCGCCGACCAGGACGGCTACCACTCCTTCTACGCCAACGCCGTGCGCAGCATGACCGTGAGCTGGAAGGCGTTCCTCTTCGGCTCCTACGACCCCGCCAACACGATCACGCTCGACAAACTGCCGGGCTTCCTGTGGCCGCAGGCGCTGCTGGCCCGGCTGCTGGGCTTCCACGGCTGGGCGCTGGCGCTGCCGCAGGCGGTGGAGGGCGTGCTCTCGGTGCTGGTGCTGTTCCGGACCGTCCGGCTCTGGGCGGGGGCCGGTGCGGCGCTGCTGGCCGCCGCCCTGTTCACGCTGACCCCGGAGCTGGTCGGGCTGTTCCGCACGCCGGTGGAGGAGCCGGTGTTCACCCTCCTGCTGCTGCTCGCGGCCGAGTCGGCGCAGCGCGCGGTGCGCACCGCCGGGCTGCGGGCGCTGCTGCTCGCGGGGGTCTGGGTCGGGCTGGCGTTCCAGGCCAAGATGCTGGAGGCGTGGGCGGTGCTGCCGGTCTTCGCGGGCGTCTACCTGCTCGCGGCGCCGACCCGGCTGCGCCGCCGGCTGGCCCAGCTGGCGCTGGCCGGCCTGGTGACGGTGGCCGTCTCGGCCGCCTGGATGGCGCTGGTGACGCTGACGCCGGTCGCGGACCGGCCCTACGTGGACGGGACCACGGACAACTCCGCCTACAGCATGGTGGTGGGCTACAACTTCCTGAACCGGTTCTCCGCCGTGGGGCTGACGGCCGAACGCACCGGCAGCGTGACCGTCGACCGCAGCCGCACCACGGCCATGCCCGCGCAGGACGGCGGCCCGCAGCTGAATCCGACGGACGGCCGCACCGGCACGGCGGGGCCCCCGCCCGGCGACCAGGGCGACGGCGGCTGGGCGAAGCTGCTGCGCTCCCGGTTCGCCTCCCAGGTCGGCTGGCTCTACCCGCTGGCCGCGATCTCGCTGCTGCACGCCCTGCTCCGGCGGCGCCGCGCACCGCGCACCGACCCGCTGCGCGCCGGGTACCTGCTGTGGGGCGGCTGGGCGACGGTCTTCTTCCTGTCGCTCAGCGCGGGCAGCATCGGCATGCACACCTACTACCTCGGCTCGCTCGCGGTCGCCCTTGCCGCGCTCGGCGGCGCCGGGACGGTGCTGCTCTGGCGGGACTTCGGCGAGGGCGGCCCGCGGGCGCTGGCGCTGCCGGCCGCGGTGGCCGCGAGCGTGCTGTGGAGCGGCTGGCTGAGCTGGCGGCTGCCCACCTTCCTGCCCTGGCTGGCGCCGACCGCCGTCACCACGGCGGCCCTCGCGCTGGCCCTGCTCGGCACCGCGAAGAGCCGCTGGTTCGCCGGGCTCGGCGCCGGCAGGGCCAGGATCGCCACGGCGGGCATCGTCGCGGGCCTGGTGGCCGCGCTGCTGGCACCCACCGCCTGGGCCGCCTCGGTGCTGGACCCGAAGTACGGCAGCGACCTGCGCGGTGCGGTGGGGCCGATGGCGGCGCACCGCGCCGCCGCGCAGCCCGTCAGCACCCGGCTGACGCCGCAGGAGCAGGAGCTGTTCGCCTATGTCCAGGCGCACAACGGCGGCGCCCGGTACCTGCTCGCCGCCTACCCCTGGCAGGCCTCCTCGCCGTACATCCTGGCCACCGCCGCCAGGGTGCTGCCGATGGGTGGTTTCACCGGCCAGGTGCCGTCGCCGACGGCCGAGCAGCTGCGCGAGCTGGTCGCCGACGGCCGGCTGCGCCACGTGCTGATCGGCCGGGAGCCGAGCGGCGGGGTGATGCGGGGCACCACGGACTGGGTGCGCGCGCACTGCACCCAGGTGCCGCCCGGCGACTACGGACAGCCCACCGCCACCGCCCAGGTGCTCTACCGGTGCGGCCAGCAAGCAATCTGA